A region of Vigna radiata var. radiata cultivar VC1973A chromosome 6, Vradiata_ver6, whole genome shotgun sequence DNA encodes the following proteins:
- the LOC111241865 gene encoding uncharacterized protein LOC111241865: MKASHRLSEMFRDARMAEQRPYWVGEHIWNSLLAHWNTPQYRIKCATAQKNRASEKGGALHTGGSITXHEHAIRMAAALGRVVHVDEVFTQTHIRKGTGEYVDERSRKTIEDFSARLTQATLEGGSGDDEEMIRTQCWVDTVGGKNKGRLYGVGQLASHYSAGRGGIFRHQPSTSTTFDPNNVVSKDAYDSLLARFENLENLVRTLVPQQGHTAPSSSQQPPFQTTVVQDEDSDDSDDDPNPDGYHRF, from the exons atgaaagcatctcaccGACTATCAGAAATGTTTAGAGATGCCCGGATGGCAGAACAACGCCCTTATTGGGTAGGGGAGCACATATGGAATTCATTGTTGGCGCATTGGAATACGCCACAATATCGCATTAAATGTGCTACCGCCCAGAAAAATAGGGCATCAGAAAAAGGTGGTGCACTGCATACTGGAGGATCCATCACCANACATGAACATGCGATTCGTATG gcAGCGGCGCTTGGACGGGTTGTTCATGTTGATGAGGTCTTTACACAGACTCATATTCGCAAGGGGACTGGTGAATATGTTGATGAGAGGTCTCGCAAGACCATT GAAGATTTTTCTGCGAGATTGACACAGGCAACACTAGAGGGGGGATCtggtgatgatgaagaaatGATCAGGACCCAATGCTGGGTTGATACAGTCGGGGGAAAAAATAAAGGACGACTGTATGGGGTAGGGCAACTTGCCTCTCATTATAGTGCTGGAAGAGGAGGCATATTCAGACATCAACCATCTACCTCTACCACATTTGACCCGAACAATGTCGTCAGCAAAGATGCTTATGATTCACTTCTAGCCAGATTTGAAAATCTGGAAAATCTAGTTAGGACATTGGTTCCTCAACAAGGACATACCGCCCCATCATCATCCCAGCAGCCTCCTTTCCAGACCACGGTTGTGCAAGACGAAGATagtgatgattctgatgatgatcCTAATCCTGATGGTTATCATAGGTTTTGA